A single Anopheles arabiensis isolate DONGOLA chromosome X, AaraD3, whole genome shotgun sequence DNA region contains:
- the LOC120905807 gene encoding cadherin-86C isoform X3, with protein sequence MMEQRPHRLDRYVHCRSIVPCSINQSHIKMTRNGVTCAGAYSSTSGRRKRPDRTSPRIPLTLALLALAACWPEAAGLDPKFDPSTRMGLVLVPADATVGSVIYRLRASDEEFEYPLQFELVGDASSSTVQIETLPCTKFNSICQANVILTRRLEPGRYYDFQVSVKDTKGGMSVQSCSITATNFTTPHDVIFPHKAGIIMVPEDAKKGTELDYVLANKNPLFQKPVYLELWGSPLFGIRQKFVSPETAEGTIFLLGQLDFEKQAMYHLTVLANDAYAEPGQDTRNIAGLEVVIIVEDVQDVPPVFTVAPPVTRLPAGLIPGDKVLQVHAEDGDKGVPREIRYGLVSEGNPFTSFFDINETSGEISLLRPLDDILALTHAGDPVLLTVIAEEVKVSRDEPPAMATTVQLAFFLPERSNSPPYFENDHYVARLDENAAPGTVLTFTDPYTPRVMDDDAGKNGVFSLTLLGNNGTFEISPNVAEGHANFVVRVRDSARLDYEAATYVHFQILAQELGPATNLSMLVNVTVYLADVNDNPPVFEQADYIVDLPENMTAGTRVVQVHATDVDTARLGGRVRYTQILGPHNTSLNLDPASGVVTVALNNHGFDREAMPEYHLYVEARDDDGIGNRAQVPLVIRLIDVNDETPAFEKPLYEFILAADLRNFTVPAFIRATDGDAEAPNNEVRYELIYGNYENKFFLHPITGELKLNGPLVPRTGGGGGGGQSVGGLRRRRQTGGSGAAGGPPATGQKESDVFVLTARAFDLGVPVRYSTATIRVYPPESRTRTVTFIVPGSDPDRKKVQDTLADITGGRVIIQEVRPYRTGDGGIPTDLIGGSGSGGGAERSVVIATILYDADSVVDIAKIQQRLSINGTVTNIISQEERSAILYKAENRVLFWLLIFLAILLALGILTLLLCCICPRCPLNATNRSDMKSKSTKDDTHMHRSRTNLLNADRDMYVEDVDEHDPEYQSLKRIHHHHHHHHAGGGGGGGGGGGGKPTTDDALPIDDDSMRRHEMDRGSDLNYERRGSFKRQGHAAAPQLVADDIEPRDQYFIKDGNAEILRLITRGRNEEENIYVNIPQQQQAQQQQQQRAGVAAQPNQPQYIMVDNGGKEILMRRYIEEQANGKQIIREHYQLLPGTTFIQTIPNEVPVRRGEHVTEVKIGAVAGRSKDPAADGDGDPGRLKPAVSTHSLMHQELEHSLKQQNALLRQILLEKEKLEERYNQYEQALETQSLPCQSMAVVVAATQTDCDTGTQTEPMRGGGGGGGGAGGFGASGGFGRRRTKSENDDSLSEDEYEYVRYSPPDSPDGVYLIKRRRHRKKTLKHRTGGKGGLGGGSGEYSGGESTGERKSNRRIIVVESVKRKIRTPIQEEEDELHHGRELRREGAAGGGHRRGGQETRTSILRRKRNEELSRNGKETGKEQRLKRDVLMEISDSLHGPEQRGRRGNGNGGNGAPGADGRRKKVYRKNVKYYEDSDGSEKEVVVQKNYFSADSLDEMASDVEDYRYSVTKTSKSVTVSPKASVEQRVSRRDDKTETTTTRIRLTTSESPSRRQAAGTGGSGAMAGSQGPKGPAPKPPRLSKSVSKEEDLNEPGGGGGEGQQHGVNPKYMDWYYNLSKEGDSLEKRDGRKRDREPAGGTTLLTTTTTSSTTTITTGGSRRKGEGEAAAAAPAPPAKGKPEPAPRTSPPKEARLLKEDIQHARKVTQSQQQQQQQQEAGGSHPLLQHSEHRFEAEYGTGPPVVPAPPDKLPHYLYPETPPIVSRDNKVQIKIVDQSAAAAAAATAAPGAKSNGAGGGTSTKNAKTLNVSTLEDDHDSGIAMNSLLHTKGKRNKIADKKSIFTIAYDDVRIRQIRSESDTPPFS encoded by the exons CCATATAAAGATGACGCGCAACGGCGTGACGTGCGCGGGAGCGTACAGCAGTACCAGCGGCAGAAGGAAACGACCGGACCGCACCAGCCCTAGGATTCCGCTCACACTAGCCCTGCTGGCGCTCGCGGCCTGCTGGCCGGAAGCGGCCGGACTCGACCCAAAGTTCGACCCGTCCACCCGGATGGGGCTCGTGCTGGTGCCGGCCGACGCAACCGTCGGCTCCGTCATCTACCGGTTGCGGGCCTCCGACGAAGAGTTCGAGTACCCGCTCCAGTTTGAGCTAGTCG GCGATGCGTCGTCGTCGACGGTACAGATCGAGACGCTGCCCTGCACCAAGTTCAACTCCATCTGCCAGGCCAATGTGATTCTGACGCGGCGGCTCGAACCGGGCCGCTACTACGACTTCCAGGTGTCAGTGAAGGATACCAAGGGCGGCATGTCGGTGCAGAGCTGCTCGATCACTGCCACCAACTTTACCACGCCGCACGACGTCATCTTTCCACACAAGGCGGGCATCATCATGGTGCCGGAG GATGCTAAAAAAGGAACCGAGCTGGACTACGTTCTGGCGAACAAAAATCCATTGTTTCAGAAGCCTGTGTATCTAGAGCTATGG GGATCACCACTGTTCGGTATTCGCCAGAAGTTCGTATCGCCCGAGACGGCCGAAGGCACCATCTTTCTGCTCGGTCAGCTAGACTTTGAAAAGCAGGCAATGTACCATCTGACGGTACTGGCAAAC GACGCGTACGCAGAGCCGGGGCAGGACACGCGCAACATTGCCGGGCTGGAGGTGGTCATCATCGTAGAGGATGTGCAGGACGTGCCGCCCGTGTTTACGGTGGCCCCACCGGTAACACGTCTTCCGGCCGGGCTCATACCCGGCGATAAG GTACTCCAGGTGCATGCCGAGGACGGTGACAAAGGGGTGCCACGCGAGATCCGGTACGGGCTAGTGTCGGAGGGCAACCCGTTTACGTCCTTTTTCGACATCAACGAAACGAGTG GTGAGATATCGCTGCTCCGACCGCTAGACGACATATTGGCACTGACGCACGCCGGCGATCCCGTCCTGCTGACGGTGATCGCGGAGGAGGTGAAGGTGAGCCGCGATGAGCCGCCCGCCATGGCGACGACTGTGCAGCTTGCCTTCTTCCTGCCGGAGCGCAGCAACTCGCCGCCCTACTTCGAGAACGACCA CTACGTCGCCCGGCTAGACGAGAACGCAGCCCCCGGCACGGTGCTGACCTTCACCGACCCGTACACACCGCGCGTGATGGACGATGATGCCGGCAAGAACGGCGTGTTCTCGCTGACCCTGCTCGGCAACAACGGTACGTTCGAGATCTCGCCGAACGTGGCCGAGGGCCACGCGAACTTTGTCGTGCGCGTGCGGGACAGCGCCCGGCTCGACTACGAGGCGGCCACCTACGTCCACTTTCAGATCCTCGCGCAGGAGCTCGGGCCCGCCACCAACCTGTCGATGCTGGTGAACGTCACCGTGTACCTGGCGGACGTCAACGACAACCCGCCCGTGTTCGAGCAGGCCGACTACATCGTCGACCTGCCCGAGAACATGACGGCGGGGACGCGCGTCGTCCAGGTGCACGCCACCGACGTCGACACGGCGCGGCTCGGGGGCCGCGTGCGCTACACGCAGATCCTCGGCCCGCACAACACCTCGCTCAACCTGGACCCGGCGTCCGGCGTGGTGACGGTGGCGCTCAACAACCACGGCTTCGACCGGGAGGCGATGCCCGAGTACCACCTGTATGTGGAGGCGCGGGACGACGACGGCATCGGCAACCGGGCGCAGGTGCCGCTCGTGATCCGGCTGATCGACGTGAACGACGAGACGCCCGCGTTCGAGAAGCCGCTGTACGAGTTCATCCTCGCGGCCGACCTGCGCAACTTCACCGTGCCCGCGTTCATCCGGGCGACGGACGGGGACGCGGAGGCACCGAACAACGAGGTGCGGTACGAGCTGATCTACGGCAACTACGAGAACAAGTTCTTCCTGCACCCGATCACGGGCGAGCTGAAGCTGAACGGGCCGCTCGTGCCGCGAACGGGTGGCGGAGGCGGCGGTGGCCAATCGGTCGGTGGGCTGCGCCGGCGCCGGCAGACAGGGGGCAGCGGGGCGGCCGGTGGTCCGCCTGCCACCGGGCAGAAGGAGTCGGACGTGTTCGTGCTGACGGCGCGTGCCTTCGATCTGGGCGTGCCGGTGCGCTACTCGACTGCCACGATTCGCGTGTATCCGCCGGAAAGCCGGACGCGCACGGTCACGTTCATTGTGCCCGGGTCGGACCCGGACCGCAAGAAGGTGCAGGACACGCTGGCTGACATTACGGGCGGGCGGGTCATCATTCAGGAGGTGCGCCCGTACCGTACCGGCGACGGGGGCATTCCGACCGACCTGATCGGCGGCAGTGGTAGTGGTGGCGGCGCCGAACGGTCCGTTGTGATCGCGACGATACTGTACGACGCGGACTCGGTGGTGGACATCGCGAAGATCCAGCAGCGCCTCTCGATCAACGGCACGGTTACCAACATCATCAGCCAGGAGGAGCGCAGTGCT ATTCTCTACAAGGCCGAAAACCGTGTCCTGTTCTGGCTGCTCATCTTTCTCGCGATCCTGCTAGCGCTCGGCATCCTcacgctgctgctctgctgcaTCTGTCCCCGGTGTCCGCTGAACGCTACCAACCG GAGCGACATGAAGAGCAAATCAACCAAGGACGACACGCACATGCACCGGTCGCGCACGAACCTGCTGAACGCGGACCGGGACATGTACGTGGAGGACGTGGACGAGCACGATCCGGAGTACCAGTCGCTGAAGcgcatccaccaccaccaccatcaccatcatgccggtggcggtggtggaggcggtggcggcggcggcggcaaacCGACCACGGACGATGCGCTGCCGATCGATGACGACTCGATGCGCCGGCACGAGATGGATCGGGGCAGCGATCTGAACTACGAGCGGCGCGGCAGCTTCAAACGGCAGGGACACGCG GCGGCTCCACAGCTGGTCGCGGACGACATTGAGCCGCGCGATCAGTACTTCATCAAGGACGGCAACGCGGAGATACTGCGGCTGATAACACGCGGCCGCAACGAGGAGGAGAACATCTACGTCAACAtaccccagcagcagcaggcgcagcagcagcagcagcagcgcgctgGCGTGGCCGCCCAGCCCAACCAGCCCCAGTACATCATGGTGGACAACGGCGGCAAGGAGATCCTGATGCGCCGGTACATCGAGGAGCAGGCGAACGGGAAGCAGATCATCCGCGAGCACTACCAGCTGCTGCCGGGCACGACCTTCATCCAGACCATCCCGAACGAGGTGCCGGTGCGGCGGGGCGAACACGTGACCGAGGTGAAGATCGGTGCGGTCGCGGGCCGCAGCAAGGACCCGGCGGCGGACGGGGACGGCGACCCGGGCCGGCTGAAGCCGGCCGTCTCGACCCACTCGCTGATGCACCAGGAGCTGGAGCACTCGCTCAAGCAGCAGAACGCGCTGCTGCGCCAGATACTGCTCGAGAAGGAGAAGCTCGAGGAGCGGTACAACCAGTACGAGCAGGCGCTCGAGACCCAGAGCCTGCCGTGCCAGtcgatggcggtggtggtggccgccACCCAGACCGACTGCGACACCGGCACGCAGACGGAGCCGAtgcgcggcggcggcggcggcggcggcggcgctgGGGGCTTCGGGGCCTCGGGCGGGTTCGGCCGGCGGCGCACCAAGAGCGAGAACGACGACTCGCTGTCGGAGGACGAGTACGAGTACGTGCGGTACAGCCCGCCGGACAGCCCGGACGGCGTGTACCTGATCAAGCGCCGGCGGCACCGCAAAAAGACGCTCAAGCACCGCACCGGCGGCAAGGGCGGGCTgggcggtggcagcggcgaGTACAGCGGGGGCGAGTCGACCGGCGAGCGCAAGTCGAACCGGCGCATTATCGTGGTCGAGTCGGTGAAGCGCAAAATCCGCACCCCGAtccaggaggaggaggacgagctgCACCACGGGCGTGAGCTGCGCCGCGAGGGGGCGGCCGGCGGTGGGCACCGGCGGGGTGGGCAGGAGACGCGCACCAGCATACTGCGCCGCAAGCGCAACGAGGAGCTGTCGCGAAACGGCAAGGAGACCGGGAAGGAGCAGCGGCTCAAGCGGGACGTGCTGATGGAAATCTCCGACTCGCTGCACGGGCCGGAGCAGCGGGGCCGCCGGGGCAACGGTAATGGGGGGAATGGTGCGCCCGGGGCGGACGGGCGCCGCAAGAAGGTGTACCGCAAGAACGTCAAGTACTACGAGGACTCGGACGGCTCGGAGAaggaggtggtggtgcagAAGAACTACTTCTCCGCGGACAGCCTGGACGAGATGGCGTCCGACGTGGAGGACTACCGGTACTCGGTGACGAAGACGTCCAAGTCGGTGACGGTGTCGCCGAAGGCGTCGGTCGAGCAGCGGGTTTCGCGGCGCGACGACAAGACCGAAACGACCACAACCCGCATCCGGCTGACGACGTCCGAGTCGCCGAGCCGGCGGCAGGCGGCCGGGACGGGAGGTTCGGGGGCGATGGCGGGCTCGCAGGGCCCGAAGGGTCCCGCCCCCAAGCCACCCCGCCTGAGCAAATCGGTGTCGAAGGAGGAGGACCTCAACGAACcgggaggcggcggcggcgaggGACAGCAGCACGGGGTCAACCCGAAGTACATGGACTGGTACTACAACCTCAGCAAGGAGGGCGACTCGCTCGAGAAGCGGGACGGGCGCAAGCGGGACCGGGAGCCGGCCGGCGGGACGACGCTGctcaccaccacgaccaccagctcgaccaccaccatcacgacCGGCGGCAGCCGCCGGAAGGGCGAGGGGGAGGCAGCCGCGGCCGCGCCGGCCCCACCGGCCAAGGGCAAGCCGGAGCCGGCGCCCCGCACCAGCCCACCGAAGGAGGCCCGCCTGCTCAAGGAAGACATACAGCACGCGCGCAAGGTCACCCaatcccagcagcagcagcagcagcagcaggaggcgGGCGGCAGCCACCCGCTGCTCCAGCACTCCGAGCACCGGTTCGAGGCGGAGTACGGGACGGGGCCGCCGGTCGTGCCGGCCCCGCCGGACAAGCTGCCCCACTACCTCTACCCCGAGACGCCACCGATCGTGAGCCGCGACAACAAGGTGCAGATCAAGATCGTCGACcagtcggcggcggcggcggcggcggcgacggcggccCCCGGGGCGAAGTCGAACGGTGCCGGCGGCGGCACCAGCACCAAGAACGCGAAAACACTCAACGTGTCCACGCTGGAGGACGATCACGATTCGGGCATCGCGATGAACTCGCTGCTCCACACCAAGGGCAAGCGGAACAAGATCGCGGACAAGAAGAGCATCTTCACCATCGCGTACGACGACGTGCGCATCCGGCAGATCCGGTCCGAGAGCGACACGCCCCCGTTCTCCTAA
- the LOC120905807 gene encoding cadherin-86C isoform X4 has product MMEQRPHRLDRYVHCRSIVPCSINQSHIKMTRNGVTCAGAYSSTSGRRKRPDRTSPRIPLTLALLALAACWPEAAGLDPKFDPSTRMGLVLVPADATVGSVIYRLRASDEEFEYPLQFELVGDASSSTVQIETLPCTKFNSICQANVILTRRLEPGRYYDFQVSVKDTKGGMSVQSCSITATNFTTPHDVIFPHKAGIIMVPEDAKKGTELDYVLANKNPLFQKPVYLELWGSPLFGIRQKFVSPETAEGTIFLLGQLDFEKQAMYHLTVLANDAYAEPGQDTRNIAGLEVVIIVEDVQDVPPVFTVAPPVTRLPAGLIPGDKVLQVHAEDGDKGVPREIRYGLVSEGNPFTSFFDINETSGEISLLRPLDDILALTHAGDPVLLTVIAEEVKVSRDEPPAMATTVQLAFFLPERSNSPPYFENDHYVARLDENAAPGTVLTFTDPYTPRVMDDDAGKNGVFSLTLLGNNGTFEISPNVAEGHANFVVRVRDSARLDYEAATYVHFQILAQELGPATNLSMLVNVTVYLADVNDNPPVFEQADYIVDLPENMTAGTRVVQVHATDVDTARLGGRVRYTQILGPHNTSLNLDPASGVVTVALNNHGFDREAMPEYHLYVEARDDDGIGNRAQVPLVIRLIDVNDETPAFEKPLYEFILAADLRNFTVPAFIRATDGDAEAPNNEVRYELIYGNYENKFFLHPITGELKLNGPLVPRTGGGGGGGQSVGGLRRRRQTGGSGAAGGPPATGQKESDVFVLTARAFDLGVPVRYSTATIRVYPPESRTRTVTFIVPGSDPDRKKVQDTLADITGGRVIIQEVRPYRTGDGGIPTDLIGGSGSGGGAERSVVIATILYDADSVVDIAKIQQRLSINGTVTNIISQEERSAILYKAENRVLFWLLIFLAILLALGILTLLLCCICPRCPLNATNRSPSGWDGEKPGQQRIDRPIPVPSRRIGSTEGGATLAKAH; this is encoded by the exons CCATATAAAGATGACGCGCAACGGCGTGACGTGCGCGGGAGCGTACAGCAGTACCAGCGGCAGAAGGAAACGACCGGACCGCACCAGCCCTAGGATTCCGCTCACACTAGCCCTGCTGGCGCTCGCGGCCTGCTGGCCGGAAGCGGCCGGACTCGACCCAAAGTTCGACCCGTCCACCCGGATGGGGCTCGTGCTGGTGCCGGCCGACGCAACCGTCGGCTCCGTCATCTACCGGTTGCGGGCCTCCGACGAAGAGTTCGAGTACCCGCTCCAGTTTGAGCTAGTCG GCGATGCGTCGTCGTCGACGGTACAGATCGAGACGCTGCCCTGCACCAAGTTCAACTCCATCTGCCAGGCCAATGTGATTCTGACGCGGCGGCTCGAACCGGGCCGCTACTACGACTTCCAGGTGTCAGTGAAGGATACCAAGGGCGGCATGTCGGTGCAGAGCTGCTCGATCACTGCCACCAACTTTACCACGCCGCACGACGTCATCTTTCCACACAAGGCGGGCATCATCATGGTGCCGGAG GATGCTAAAAAAGGAACCGAGCTGGACTACGTTCTGGCGAACAAAAATCCATTGTTTCAGAAGCCTGTGTATCTAGAGCTATGG GGATCACCACTGTTCGGTATTCGCCAGAAGTTCGTATCGCCCGAGACGGCCGAAGGCACCATCTTTCTGCTCGGTCAGCTAGACTTTGAAAAGCAGGCAATGTACCATCTGACGGTACTGGCAAAC GACGCGTACGCAGAGCCGGGGCAGGACACGCGCAACATTGCCGGGCTGGAGGTGGTCATCATCGTAGAGGATGTGCAGGACGTGCCGCCCGTGTTTACGGTGGCCCCACCGGTAACACGTCTTCCGGCCGGGCTCATACCCGGCGATAAG GTACTCCAGGTGCATGCCGAGGACGGTGACAAAGGGGTGCCACGCGAGATCCGGTACGGGCTAGTGTCGGAGGGCAACCCGTTTACGTCCTTTTTCGACATCAACGAAACGAGTG GTGAGATATCGCTGCTCCGACCGCTAGACGACATATTGGCACTGACGCACGCCGGCGATCCCGTCCTGCTGACGGTGATCGCGGAGGAGGTGAAGGTGAGCCGCGATGAGCCGCCCGCCATGGCGACGACTGTGCAGCTTGCCTTCTTCCTGCCGGAGCGCAGCAACTCGCCGCCCTACTTCGAGAACGACCA CTACGTCGCCCGGCTAGACGAGAACGCAGCCCCCGGCACGGTGCTGACCTTCACCGACCCGTACACACCGCGCGTGATGGACGATGATGCCGGCAAGAACGGCGTGTTCTCGCTGACCCTGCTCGGCAACAACGGTACGTTCGAGATCTCGCCGAACGTGGCCGAGGGCCACGCGAACTTTGTCGTGCGCGTGCGGGACAGCGCCCGGCTCGACTACGAGGCGGCCACCTACGTCCACTTTCAGATCCTCGCGCAGGAGCTCGGGCCCGCCACCAACCTGTCGATGCTGGTGAACGTCACCGTGTACCTGGCGGACGTCAACGACAACCCGCCCGTGTTCGAGCAGGCCGACTACATCGTCGACCTGCCCGAGAACATGACGGCGGGGACGCGCGTCGTCCAGGTGCACGCCACCGACGTCGACACGGCGCGGCTCGGGGGCCGCGTGCGCTACACGCAGATCCTCGGCCCGCACAACACCTCGCTCAACCTGGACCCGGCGTCCGGCGTGGTGACGGTGGCGCTCAACAACCACGGCTTCGACCGGGAGGCGATGCCCGAGTACCACCTGTATGTGGAGGCGCGGGACGACGACGGCATCGGCAACCGGGCGCAGGTGCCGCTCGTGATCCGGCTGATCGACGTGAACGACGAGACGCCCGCGTTCGAGAAGCCGCTGTACGAGTTCATCCTCGCGGCCGACCTGCGCAACTTCACCGTGCCCGCGTTCATCCGGGCGACGGACGGGGACGCGGAGGCACCGAACAACGAGGTGCGGTACGAGCTGATCTACGGCAACTACGAGAACAAGTTCTTCCTGCACCCGATCACGGGCGAGCTGAAGCTGAACGGGCCGCTCGTGCCGCGAACGGGTGGCGGAGGCGGCGGTGGCCAATCGGTCGGTGGGCTGCGCCGGCGCCGGCAGACAGGGGGCAGCGGGGCGGCCGGTGGTCCGCCTGCCACCGGGCAGAAGGAGTCGGACGTGTTCGTGCTGACGGCGCGTGCCTTCGATCTGGGCGTGCCGGTGCGCTACTCGACTGCCACGATTCGCGTGTATCCGCCGGAAAGCCGGACGCGCACGGTCACGTTCATTGTGCCCGGGTCGGACCCGGACCGCAAGAAGGTGCAGGACACGCTGGCTGACATTACGGGCGGGCGGGTCATCATTCAGGAGGTGCGCCCGTACCGTACCGGCGACGGGGGCATTCCGACCGACCTGATCGGCGGCAGTGGTAGTGGTGGCGGCGCCGAACGGTCCGTTGTGATCGCGACGATACTGTACGACGCGGACTCGGTGGTGGACATCGCGAAGATCCAGCAGCGCCTCTCGATCAACGGCACGGTTACCAACATCATCAGCCAGGAGGAGCGCAGTGCT ATTCTCTACAAGGCCGAAAACCGTGTCCTGTTCTGGCTGCTCATCTTTCTCGCGATCCTGCTAGCGCTCGGCATCCTcacgctgctgctctgctgcaTCTGTCCCCGGTGTCCGCTGAACGCTACCAACCG GTCGCCGAGTGGATGGGACGGCGAGAAGCCTGGTCAGCAGCGAATCGATCGACCGATTCCCGTACCAAGCCGACGCATTGGGAGTACCGAGGGCGGCGCGACATTGGCAAAGGCACACTAG